Proteins encoded together in one Vulcanisaeta thermophila window:
- a CDS encoding DNA-binding protein, with protein sequence MSDEERERILRRMMMEIMSKAAGKSVERRRELTRNDVIAMIRQITKGERANEIINNALELYGDTAVEVFKQLVQLHMNGQLGELQDHELYQILERLGMHIPLKTRIRIVRHGREESIGGD encoded by the coding sequence GTGTCCGATGAGGAGAGGGAGAGAATCCTTAGGAGGATGATGATGGAAATAATGAGCAAAGCCGCGGGGAAGAGTGTTGAGAGGAGGAGGGAATTAACGAGGAACGATGTAATAGCAATGATTAGGCAGATAACCAAGGGTGAAAGAGCCAATGAGATAATAAATAATGCCCTAGAACTATACGGAGACACCGCGGTAGAGGTATTCAAGCAACTAGTTCAGTTGCACATGAATGGGCAATTGGGTGAATTACAGGATCACGAACTATATCAAATACTCGAGAGATTGGGAATGCACATACCCCTAAAGACGAGGATAAGGATTGTGAGGCATGGACGCGAGGAGAGCATAGGCGGTGATTGA
- a CDS encoding zinc ribbon domain-containing protein produces the protein MVGVDLGLTRSVFSVVGDGASDLFSIVVGGLEARGVPVRLIRANGYFVFDVTYPSVDYYRGSEVVFNLFERVVSVIRNAFEMASRWYGVVTALSLENLLSDKGLARGIAKTWRLLLMALYNNKGAVEEVASYLGDARASIWCYDQWLTYNGHVLNLPGSNSYVVLVSPEYSSSLCPSCTRYLGPVRRGVEVVRPRCGFRGDADVVGSLNIAARGCCVLRRYLGGKS, from the coding sequence GTGGTTGGTGTGGATCTGGGTCTTACTAGGTCCGTGTTTTCCGTGGTTGGTGATGGAGCCTCTGATTTGTTTAGTATTGTGGTGGGTGGTTTGGAGGCTAGGGGTGTTCCTGTGAGGCTTATTCGCGCTAATGGTTACTTCGTATTTGATGTTACATACCCAAGTGTTGATTATTACAGGGGGTCTGAGGTTGTGTTTAATTTGTTTGAGAGAGTTGTTTCGGTTATACGTAATGCGTTTGAAATGGCTAGTAGGTGGTATGGTGTGGTTACTGCGTTATCCCTAGAGAATTTATTAAGTGATAAGGGGCTTGCGAGGGGTATTGCCAAGACCTGGAGGTTATTATTAATGGCCTTATATAACAATAAGGGGGCTGTGGAGGAGGTTGCCTCGTACTTGGGCGATGCTAGGGCTTCGATTTGGTGCTATGACCAGTGGCTTACGTACAATGGGCACGTACTTAACCTCCCAGGCTCTAACTCATACGTGGTTCTCGTAAGCCCTGAGTACAGCAGTAGTTTATGCCCATCCTGCACCAGGTACCTGGGCCCCGTTAGAAGGGGTGTGGAGGTTGTGCGCCCAAGGTGTGGGTTTAGGGGTGATGCCGATGTTGTTGGCTCTTTGAATATAGCGGCCAGGGGTTGTTGTGTTTTGAGGAGGTACCTGGGTGGTAAATCATGA
- a CDS encoding 2'-5' RNA ligase family protein: protein MGYFYGFFIRNLDLRDLLRGLPVVPLDPGNYHVTILYVGDRSPRGDVGVRLRSALTRFECFNVELGGLILLPSESKPRVLAMDILDQGNGLVRIRSAILNILNDFGVNVRDRFIGEFRPHMTIGYIRSKVDPWSLKQMINEIEIPRMGPINVRKISLIQARGEFYREVEGYDLTCPA from the coding sequence GTGGGTTACTTCTACGGATTCTTCATACGAAACCTGGACCTAAGGGATCTATTAAGGGGACTGCCCGTGGTTCCACTAGACCCTGGGAATTACCACGTAACGATACTGTACGTTGGGGATAGGAGTCCCCGTGGTGATGTGGGTGTTAGGCTACGGAGTGCTTTAACTAGGTTTGAGTGCTTTAACGTGGAGTTAGGGGGATTAATACTCCTACCCAGTGAGTCCAAGCCCAGGGTTTTGGCCATGGATATCCTGGACCAGGGCAATGGCTTGGTTAGGATACGCAGTGCGATACTAAATATACTAAATGACTTTGGTGTTAACGTTAGGGATAGGTTCATTGGGGAGTTCAGGCCCCACATGACCATAGGGTACATTAGGAGTAAGGTTGATCCCTGGAGCCTGAAACAAATGATAAACGAAATCGAAATACCCAGGATGGGGCCTATAAACGTAAGGAAAATATCACTGATACAGGCACGGGGCGAATTTTACAGAGAGGTTGAGGGTTATGACTTAACATGCCCAGCCTAA
- a CDS encoding 2-oxoacid:ferredoxin oxidoreductase subunit beta, which translates to MDFVEKRRRPDWCPGCGDYGILQALYQALADLNLDPHQVFLVSGIGCSAKTIHYVYANGAHTLHGRAIPYATGVKLANPNLEVIVIGGDGDLMGIGAEHLVHAGRRNVDFTVLMYDNGVYGLTKGQASPTLRRGIKTKALAKPNIYDAINPIVLALSVGFTFVARGYAYDVKHLAYLIKEAIRHRGSAFIDILQPCPTYNDINTKEWYEARIYKLESDPNWDPVVRSPSEEEVTKKVTQAFMKAMEWGDRIPIGIFYQNEYVPTYEERILERMPNYLKAPPALSPLMGPNGETIVNIEDIIREKEIW; encoded by the coding sequence ATGGACTTCGTGGAGAAGAGAAGACGCCCTGATTGGTGCCCAGGCTGTGGGGATTATGGTATTTTACAGGCGCTTTATCAAGCCCTGGCAGACCTCAACCTTGATCCCCACCAAGTGTTCCTTGTCTCTGGTATTGGGTGCTCTGCAAAGACAATACACTATGTGTATGCTAACGGGGCCCATACACTGCATGGTAGGGCAATCCCATACGCCACCGGGGTTAAGTTGGCTAATCCAAATCTTGAGGTGATTGTTATAGGGGGTGATGGCGACTTAATGGGTATTGGTGCGGAGCACCTGGTCCACGCGGGTAGGCGTAATGTGGACTTCACGGTGTTGATGTACGACAATGGCGTTTACGGGTTAACCAAGGGCCAAGCAAGCCCCACGCTAAGGAGGGGCATCAAGACCAAGGCCTTGGCTAAGCCCAATATTTACGATGCCATAAACCCAATAGTCCTGGCCCTATCCGTGGGGTTCACATTCGTGGCCAGGGGCTACGCGTATGATGTTAAGCACCTGGCGTACCTCATTAAGGAGGCCATTAGGCACAGGGGGTCGGCATTCATAGACATACTACAGCCGTGCCCCACGTACAACGACATAAACACTAAGGAGTGGTATGAGGCCAGGATCTACAAGCTAGAGAGCGACCCCAACTGGGACCCTGTGGTTAGGAGCCCCAGTGAGGAGGAGGTTACCAAGAAGGTTACCCAGGCATTCATGAAGGCTATGGAGTGGGGTGATAGGATACCCATTGGCATATTCTATCAGAATGAGTACGTACCCACCTACGAGGAAAGGATACTCGAGAGAATGCCCAATTACCTAAAGGCACCACCAGCCCTAAGCCCATT
- a CDS encoding adenosylcobinamide amidohydrolase encodes MRARFTGNNVIIELDGEYTALSSTVDGGLRNGIRHVIHHQVPTDFNQDPINEVERACNELGIDHNHAITFLTATELPRNHTLYTLPDNSVAVSITMGLTNTYNINETPRNQRSTYAPSTINIAVIINKPLTQTALVDALRITSEVKAVTLGSRLGIHGTVSDAIAVIAPSGDDNKYAGPATAIGKAIINAVSDAINNALSKYLGH; translated from the coding sequence GTGAGGGCAAGGTTCACGGGCAATAATGTAATCATTGAATTAGACGGGGAGTACACAGCCCTGAGTAGTACGGTAGATGGCGGATTAAGAAACGGCATCAGGCACGTGATCCACCACCAAGTCCCCACGGACTTCAACCAAGACCCAATCAATGAGGTTGAGAGGGCATGCAATGAGTTGGGCATTGACCACAACCACGCAATAACCTTCCTCACAGCAACGGAACTACCCAGAAACCACACACTCTACACACTCCCAGACAACTCAGTGGCTGTTTCAATAACCATGGGCCTCACAAACACATACAACATAAACGAAACCCCAAGGAACCAACGAAGTACCTACGCACCATCGACAATAAACATAGCCGTAATAATAAACAAACCACTCACACAAACAGCCCTAGTCGACGCATTAAGAATAACCAGCGAGGTCAAGGCAGTAACTCTAGGCAGTAGGTTGGGAATCCATGGTACCGTATCAGACGCAATAGCCGTAATAGCACCCAGTGGTGATGATAATAAATATGCGGGACCCGCCACAGCAATAGGCAAAGCCATAATAAACGCTGTCAGCGACGCAATAAATAATGCCCTAAGCAAGTACCTGGGACACTGA